In Tubulanus polymorphus chromosome 2, tnTubPoly1.2, whole genome shotgun sequence, a single window of DNA contains:
- the LOC141898314 gene encoding uncharacterized protein LOC141898314 — translation MNRLVPSSCIISTHFQYDRKSFHLRNYVERAIGSNEKSSKNLRGSLKDSPSATQDLMDTIKITELMLSDGFECDCDKHNLNICDLIPYNVFHAANLSTSSTYADKSILTVHVNGYFGALLMETLTRSDIFYSRFYRFISHLITSDVVCYDQKKTTKLKTQNLVVVIVLRWPTEIIIDFKWYMRVAELISKRVTLEECMAWLSTLGGGYSSMGDHSECHAETAGRISLRQFHIAIEMADPIMQCKCVLFMALSLMQRGQVSRAKRMIKKLYGFIQRQTWCDECLTLMCRGVWSKLQFFHKQKKIRCSGNL, via the exons ATGAATCGGCTGGTTCCATCATCGTGTATTATCTCCACACATTTTCAATACGATCGGAAATCTTTTCATCTGAGGAATTATGTAGAACGCGCAATTGGCTCGAatgaaaaaagttcaaaaaatTTACGAGGATCTTTGAAAGATAGCCCTAGTGCTACTCAGGACCTAATGGATACGATCAAGATAACTGAGTTAATGTTATCTGATGGATTTGAATGTGACTGTGACAAACATAATCTGAATATCTGTGATCTGATTCCTTACAATGTTTTCCATGCTGCTAATCTTTCGACATCATCGACTTATGCGGATAAATCTATATTGACTGTTCACGTGAATGGTTATTTCGGTGCATTACTGATGGAAACTTTAACTCGAAGCGACATATTTTATAGCagattttatagattcatatccCATCTTATAACGAGTGATGTTGTTTGCTACGATCAGAAAAAAACCACCAAATTAAAAACACAAAATCTAGTAGTTGTGATAGTGCTCAGGTGGCCAACAGAAATTATCATTGACTTCAAGTG GTATATGCGAGTGGCAGAATTAATTTCGAAACGGGTTACACTTGAAGAATGCATGGCTTGGCTGTCCACGCTGGGAGGAGGTTATTCGTCTATGGGGGACCATTCTGAATGCCAT gCAGAAACTGCTGGTAGAATATCACTGAGACAGTTTCACATAGCGATTGAAATGGCAGATCCGATCATGCAATGTAAATGTGTTCTATTCATGGCTTTAAGTTTAATGCAAAGAGGACAAGTTTCTCGAGCAAAGCGTATGATAAA gaaacTGTATGGTTTCATTCAAAGACAGACGTGGTGTGATGAATGTTTAACTCTGATGTGCCGTGGGGTGTGGAGCAAGCTGCAGTTTTTTcataaacaaaaaaagatCCGATGTAGTGGAAATCTgtga
- the LOC141898624 gene encoding regulator of chromosome condensation-like: MVGRRPKAKEAQPSRKRPNEENDDTVEPPKSKKQKVSHESHATVGGIVLTLGEGDVGQLGLGEDILERSRPSKVDISEDIIQVFAGGMHTVCLTSKGEVITFGCNDDGALGRDTSEEGSETLPAKVELPSKVVQVSAGDSHTAALTEEGKVYIWGIFRDANGLMGMITYKNVQKTPVQFVIGSPKTVVVKIVSGGDHLACLTSNGEIYTAGNAEQGQLGRVAECFAVRGGRKGAEYLLTPGIVRCRRSRGRKSSKFSDIWAGTFDTFAREAESGDIYAWGLNNYYQLGIDDMENRFMPERLTSFEGKQWKSFASGQHHTVALDTAGKVYSLGRKEYGRLGLGKDCEETKEPTLITSLNGTGCQSISAGSSVSFAVSNDGVGFSWGMGTNQQLGTGNDDDVYEPIKIAGKQLLNREVIMISAGGQHTVLLAKDKPAEKEGS; encoded by the exons ATGGTTGGAAGAAGACCTAAAGCAAAAGAGGCTCAACCCTCCAGAAAACGTCCCaatgaagaaaatgatgaCACTGTGGAACCACCTAAAAGTAAAAAACAGAAAG TCTCTCACGAGTCGCATGCAACGGTTGGTGGAATCGTGTTAACTCTGGGTGAAGGTGATGTCGGTCAACTGGGCCTCGGTGAAGATATTCTGGAGAGATCTCGCCCGAGTAAAGTCGATATCTCTGAAGATATAATTCAGGTCTTCGCCGGTGGTATGCACACTGTTTGCTTGACTTCAAAAGGAGAG GTAATTACATTCGGCTGTAATGATGATGGTGCTCTTGGTCGAGATACGTCGGAAGAAGGCTCTGAAACACTGCCAGCTAAAGTGGAGTTGCCGAGTAAAGTTGTTCAAGTTAGTGCAGGAGATAGCCACACGGCTGCACTGACTGAGGAAGGCAAAGTTTACATTTGGGGAATATTTAGA GATGCTAATGGTTTAATGGGAATGATAACGTATAAGAACGTTCAGAAGACACCTGTGCAGTTTGTTATCGGTTCACCAAAGACTGTCGTTGTGAAGATCGTGTCTGGTGGTGACCATCTGGCTTGTTTAACATCAAACGGTGAAATTTACACCGCAG GAAATGCTGAACAAGGACAGTTGGGTAGGGTAGCCGAATGCTTCGCTGTACGCGGAGGTCGAAAGGGCGCTG aatatctGTTGACGCCCGGTATCGTTCGCTGTCGCCGTTCTCGTGGACGAAAATCGTCTAAATTCAGCGATATCTGGGCCGGAACGTTCGACACATTCGCGCGTGAAGCAGAATCTGGAGATATTTACGCGTGGGGTCTGAATAATTACTACCAACTCG GAATTGATGATATGGAGAATAGATTCATGCCAGAACgattaacatcatttgaagGCAAACAGTGGAAGAGTTTCGCAAGTGGACAGCACCATACCGTCGCATTGGACACTGCAG GCAAAGTATACAGTTTAGGGCGTAAAGAGTACGGAAGGTTAGGTCTTGGAAAGGATTGTGAAGAAACGAAAGAACCAACTTTGATAACATCGCTAAACGGAACTGGATGTCAGTCTATATCAGCTGGAAGTTCTGTCAGTTTCGCCGTGTCTAATGATG GTGTCGGTTTTTCATGGGGAATGGGTACGAATCAACAATTAGGAACTGGCAACGACGACGATGTGTACGAACCAATCAAAATTGCGGGAAAACAACTTTTAAACAG GGAAGTGATAATGATTTCAGCAGGTGGACAGCATACTGTGTTATTGGCTAAGGATAAACCTGCAGAAAAAGAAGGAAGTTAA